The following coding sequences are from one Cenarchaeum symbiosum A window:
- a CDS encoding Mg-chelatase subunit (COG1239), with protein MIQAPMHEFNILRPSTQLPPPGPHTGPPYRPARGPQCYKFPYWRVCLLAPDVRSMVESSYSAEPAYKEVRAGTPEEYGDITTLGGLLDANYKLPSSREQVRRNLLSMGRGAYPGIIGFDDDVIPALDRALLSGHDTFLIGQMGQAKTRLVRSIAENLLSPIPVIRNSATNDCPMDLPAADLADALEGTGGSSRPVFHVSPESLEVLRERGLETPVEWLGGARRFRYVLATPDTTVRDLVGSIDAVKVAKKGTEMYRIDSYSPGQLMQAKHGIFCIDELPVLDPRKQVALLSVLQEGRFTTGPYPVYFEPRTMLFATANPVDYTHSGRVIEPLLDRLASHVHTHYPPTIHDEMMIIMQEARLPPAAVAELPLRALAGVIAGMRNSGQINQERGVSARTGIHGLEILVSEAERTRPTAAGALPAPRLSDFHALEQVAKFELTELDDTVENRARVFAEIMDAAVGDACLGLLEGTVDEELQLIKDEFGAGTFRSSQEMQWSGGADPYERQMADHPLLSKLLESRLEMALEAQAKLVADLGEHGIQAKAADIGQDHDGLRAVLLEGLLEGLCHTKPRMLERRDAGYSPA; from the coding sequence ATGATACAGGCACCCATGCATGAATTTAACATTTTGCGGCCATCAACGCAACTTCCGCCCCCCGGGCCACACACAGGCCCCCCGTACAGGCCCGCAAGGGGGCCGCAATGTTATAAATTCCCGTACTGGCGGGTGTGCCTGTTGGCCCCCGATGTGCGATCCATGGTGGAGAGTAGCTACTCTGCAGAGCCTGCATACAAGGAGGTCCGGGCGGGCACCCCCGAGGAATATGGCGATATCACTACACTCGGCGGCCTGCTGGATGCAAACTACAAGCTGCCCTCCTCCCGGGAGCAGGTCCGGCGCAACCTGTTATCCATGGGCAGGGGCGCGTACCCCGGGATAATCGGCTTTGATGACGATGTAATACCCGCGCTTGACAGGGCCCTGCTGTCGGGGCACGACACCTTCCTCATAGGGCAGATGGGCCAGGCAAAGACAAGGCTGGTCCGCTCGATAGCCGAGAACCTCCTCTCGCCCATCCCCGTGATTCGAAACAGCGCAACCAACGACTGCCCCATGGACCTGCCGGCAGCCGACCTTGCGGACGCATTGGAAGGAACCGGAGGATCCTCCCGCCCGGTCTTCCATGTTAGCCCCGAGAGCCTGGAGGTGCTGCGTGAGAGGGGACTCGAGACTCCCGTCGAGTGGCTCGGCGGCGCGCGCAGGTTCCGGTACGTGCTTGCCACCCCCGATACAACAGTGAGGGACCTTGTCGGCAGCATAGACGCAGTCAAGGTTGCAAAAAAGGGCACTGAAATGTACAGGATAGACTCGTACTCGCCGGGCCAGCTGATGCAGGCAAAGCACGGCATATTCTGCATAGACGAGCTGCCCGTCCTTGATCCGCGCAAGCAGGTCGCCCTGCTCTCGGTGCTCCAGGAGGGCAGGTTTACCACCGGCCCGTACCCCGTGTACTTTGAGCCGAGGACCATGCTCTTTGCGACGGCAAACCCCGTCGACTATACCCACTCGGGCAGGGTGATAGAGCCGCTCCTTGACCGCCTGGCAAGCCACGTCCACACGCACTATCCCCCCACCATCCACGACGAGATGATGATCATAATGCAGGAGGCCCGCCTGCCGCCTGCCGCGGTTGCAGAGTTGCCGCTCAGGGCGCTGGCTGGGGTGATAGCCGGGATGCGAAACAGCGGGCAGATAAACCAGGAGAGGGGGGTGAGCGCACGTACCGGCATACACGGGCTCGAGATACTCGTATCCGAGGCGGAGCGGACAAGGCCTACCGCGGCCGGCGCCCTGCCGGCGCCCCGCCTGTCCGACTTTCATGCGCTAGAACAGGTGGCCAAGTTTGAGCTCACCGAGCTCGACGATACCGTAGAGAACAGGGCGCGCGTATTTGCCGAGATAATGGATGCCGCAGTTGGGGATGCGTGCCTCGGGCTGCTCGAGGGAACAGTAGATGAAGAGCTGCAGCTGATCAAGGACGAGTTTGGCGCCGGGACGTTCAGGTCCTCGCAGGAGATGCAGTGGTCCGGCGGGGCAGACCCGTATGAACGCCAGATGGCAGACCACCCGCTCCTGTCCAAGCTGCTCGAATCCCGCCTCGAGATGGCGCTAGAAGCGCAGGCAAAGCTGGTGGCGGATCTCGGAGAGCACGGCATACAGGCCAAGGCGGCCGACATAGGACAGGATCACGACGGGCTGCGCGCCGTGCTTCTAGAGGGGCTCCTCGAGGGCCTCTGCCATACAAAGCCCCGCATGCTGGAGAGGCGCGATGCCGGATACTCGCCCGCGTGA
- a CDS encoding ribosomal protein S13 (COG0099) gives MRSPPICMKRTPKLARIRETARCKGADLCPASGRVFIGASGKRPRLSAQEYKHIVRILGNDLPGEKKAVVGLRQIRGIGYGFATAILDVLKIDNNSNIGYLTDEQVASIEKLLQDPAGAGFPTWFLNRRKDLETGEDRHIFTSDIEFTVRNDVERERVSGSWKGYRHMFGLKVRGQRTRNTGRKGGAVGVAKGGKVMPAKGGAGAPPQEEAAGAEPAKTDAPEEKKA, from the coding sequence GTGCGGAGTCCGCCGATCTGCATGAAAAGGACCCCCAAGCTTGCCCGCATACGGGAGACGGCCCGGTGCAAGGGTGCGGATTTATGCCCGGCATCCGGCAGGGTTTTTATCGGGGCTTCCGGGAAGCGTCCACGCTTGAGCGCTCAGGAATATAAGCACATAGTGAGGATTCTCGGCAACGATCTGCCGGGGGAGAAGAAGGCCGTGGTCGGCCTGAGGCAGATACGCGGCATAGGGTACGGCTTTGCCACTGCCATACTGGACGTGCTCAAGATAGACAACAACTCCAACATAGGCTACCTCACCGACGAGCAGGTGGCCTCGATAGAGAAGCTTCTGCAGGACCCAGCCGGCGCGGGCTTTCCCACGTGGTTCCTCAACAGGAGAAAGGACCTCGAGACCGGCGAGGACAGGCACATCTTCACCTCCGATATAGAGTTCACGGTGCGGAACGACGTGGAGAGGGAGCGCGTCTCGGGCAGCTGGAAGGGCTACCGCCACATGTTCGGGCTCAAGGTCAGGGGGCAGAGGACGCGCAATACCGGAAGAAAGGGCGGCGCCGTGGGCGTGGCCAAGGGCGGCAAGGTAATGCCGGCAAAGGGCGGTGCGGGTGCGCCGCCGCAGGAAGAGGCTGCCGGCGCGGAGCCCGCAAAGACTGATGCGCCCGAGGAAAAGAAGGCATAG
- a CDS encoding ribosomal protein S4 (COG0522), whose translation MGDPKLPRRMWRKPKRPFNYDLKMEELRTLGTFGLRTKRELWKAHTELSRVRNQARSLLALGQEVRERKEPVLLRSLARIGLVGKDASLDDVLNLQVNDLLGRRLQTIVMKKLGFSTPYQARQAVVHGHITISDRVVTIPSYTVYVEEEGDIKLTGGSAFATILEKSKRAEAAAREAAAEAAEAEQAAAQAAAPTPAPAAAAPKQ comes from the coding sequence ATGGGCGATCCAAAACTTCCAAGGCGCATGTGGAGAAAGCCCAAGAGGCCGTTCAACTATGACCTGAAGATGGAGGAGCTCAGGACGCTCGGCACATTCGGGCTCAGGACCAAGAGGGAGCTCTGGAAGGCGCATACCGAGCTGTCCAGGGTGAGAAACCAGGCCCGCTCGCTGCTCGCACTGGGGCAGGAGGTCAGGGAGAGAAAGGAGCCGGTCCTGCTAAGATCGCTTGCGAGGATAGGCCTCGTGGGCAAGGACGCCTCGCTTGATGATGTTCTGAACCTGCAGGTAAACGACCTGCTCGGCAGGAGGCTGCAGACAATAGTAATGAAAAAGCTCGGCTTTAGCACCCCGTACCAGGCAAGGCAGGCGGTAGTGCACGGGCACATAACGATAAGCGACAGGGTGGTGACGATCCCATCGTATACGGTATACGTGGAGGAGGAAGGCGACATCAAGCTGACGGGCGGCTCGGCGTTTGCGACAATACTGGAAAAGTCAAAGCGTGCAGAGGCTGCGGCCAGGGAGGCGGCAGCAGAGGCCGCGGAGGCAGAACAGGCGGCGGCGCAGGCAGCTGCGCCAACGCCAGCACCGGCGGCAGCTGCTCCCAAGCAGTGA